The genome window TTCGCGCGGACCGTGATCTTCCTGCCCGTGCGCTCCTTGTACGCCTTCTCCATCGCCGCGGCGAGCGACTGCCCGATCTGCACGCTGCCGAGCAGCGAGTTGCCGTGCTCGTCGACCACCCGAGGCCGCTGGCCCTCCGGCAGGAGCTCGGCCAGGCCCTCGGCGATGCAGATCACGCCGTGCTCGCGGCCGTCGGCGGCCCGGGCGAGCATCAGGTCGACCATCTCGGCGGCCACCGCGTCGCGGTCGAACACGTCGTCGAAGTCCTCGCGCGAGAGCATACGCGTGGCCTCGCCGGCGATACCCGAGGCGTAGGTGAGCCATCCGGCCTTGCGGCCCATGATCTCGAGCACGTACCACGCTTTGGTCGAGCGCGCGTCCGCGCCGATGTTGCGGATCTCCATGGCCGCGAAGTGCGCCGCCGAGGTGAAGCCGAACGTCCAGTCGATGCCGAAGTAGTCGTTGTCGATCGTCTTGGGCAGGTGCACGACGCGGATGCGTCGCAGCTCGGGCATGAGCTCCTGCATCTTGTAGAGGTAGTTGGCCGTCTTGAGCGTGTCGTCGCCGCCGATCGAGACGAGCGCGTCGATCTTGTGCGCCTCGAACGCGGCGTACACCGCGCGCAGCTTCGCGTTCTTCTCGGGATCGGTCAGGTCCGCGAGCGTCTCGATGACCTTGCCGGGGTTGGCGCGCGAGGTGCGCAGGATGATGTCCTTGCGCGTGCGGATGCCCGAGACCAGGTCGCGCGACATGCACAGGTAGTGCTCGCCCTCGCGCAGCGGGTTCTCGGGCGAGTACAGCTCGAGATCCTCGTAGCCGTCGAGGAAGCCGACGACGCCGATCCCGGCGTTCAGGAACGACAGCGCGGCGGCGGAGATGACGGCGTTGGCGGCGGGCGCGGGGCCGCCGGAGAAGAGCATTCCGATGCGCTTGATGTTCTCGGGTGCCGGGCAGGTGTCCATGGGTGGTCCCCCTCGGTTCGTCCGTGGTCCTCGCAGCCAGCGGGTCGGTCTCCCGGTGCCGGCGTCACGGGCGACGTCACATACGACGTCGTATGTGACGCCACGTTCCGAAGATACCCGAGGCACGCGCGAGGCGCACGGACCCGCGGACCGGCGGCGCGTCCGCTACTCCGTGAACTCGCCCATCGAGCGCAGGCGGGCGTAGCGCCGCTCCACGAGCTCCTCACCCGTGAGGTCCGCCAGCGAGTCGAGCGCCGCGGCCACCCTCTCCCCGACCGCCGCGACAACGACGTCCGGGGCGACGTGCGCCCCGCCCGGCGGCTCGCTGACGATCTCGTCGGCGATGCCGTGGCGCACGAGGTCCGGCGCGGTCAGGTCGAGGCAGCCGGCCGTCTCGGACGCTCGGTCCGAGTCCTTGTGCAGGATGAGCGCGCACATCTCGGGCGAGATGACCGAGTAGTACGCGTTCTCGAGCATGATGAGGCGGTCGCCGAACCCGATCGCCAGCGCGCCCCCGCTGCCGCCCTCACCGATGCCGACCACGACGACCGGCACGGGCAGGTCCGACAGCGTCGCAAGGCACTCGGCGATAGCCCACGCCTGGCCGCGTTCCTCGGCCTCGAGGCCGGGAAACGCACCGGCGGTGTCGAGGAAGCTCACGACCGGCAGGCCGAACTTCCCGGCCAGCTCCATCGCGCGGCGTGCCTTGCGGAAGCCCTCGGGGTGTGGCTGGCCGAAGTTGCGACGGATGTTCTCCTTGATGTCGGCGCCCTTGCGGTGCCCGAACACCACGCACCGGCGCTCGCCGAGCGTGCCGAGGCCCGCGAAGATGGCCTCGTCGTCGCCGTACGAGCGGTCGCCGTGCATCTCGAACACGTCCGTGAACAGCCCGGCCACGTAGTCCTGCGTCTTCGGCCGGTCCGGGTGGCGCGCGACCTGCACGCGTTCCCACGGCCCCAGGTCGACGTAGAGCGTCGCGCGGATGCGCTCGACCTCGGCGGTCAGCGCGGCGATCTCGGCGTCGAGCTCGGGGGTGTGGACGTCGAGCTTGGCGAGGTCGGCGAGCTTGTCCTCGAGCGCGGCGAGCGGCCGCTCGAACTCCATGATGAAGCGGCGGCTCATGACGCGCCGCCCTTCGGCGCGAGGTAGCCGAGCAGCAGCGCGAGCG of Actinomycetota bacterium contains these proteins:
- a CDS encoding acetyl-CoA carboxylase carboxyltransferase subunit alpha, with protein sequence MEFERPLAALEDKLADLAKLDVHTPELDAEIAALTAEVERIRATLYVDLGPWERVQVARHPDRPKTQDYVAGLFTDVFEMHGDRSYGDDEAIFAGLGTLGERRCVVFGHRKGADIKENIRRNFGQPHPEGFRKARRAMELAGKFGLPVVSFLDTAGAFPGLEAEERGQAWAIAECLATLSDLPVPVVVVGIGEGGSGGALAIGFGDRLIMLENAYYSVISPEMCALILHKDSDRASETAGCLDLTAPDLVRHGIADEIVSEPPGGAHVAPDVVVAAVGERVAAALDSLADLTGEELVERRYARLRSMGEFTE
- a CDS encoding 6-phosphofructokinase, coding for MDTCPAPENIKRIGMLFSGGPAPAANAVISAAALSFLNAGIGVVGFLDGYEDLELYSPENPLREGEHYLCMSRDLVSGIRTRKDIILRTSRANPGKVIETLADLTDPEKNAKLRAVYAAFEAHKIDALVSIGGDDTLKTANYLYKMQELMPELRRIRVVHLPKTIDNDYFGIDWTFGFTSAAHFAAMEIRNIGADARSTKAWYVLEIMGRKAGWLTYASGIAGEATRMLSREDFDDVFDRDAVAAEMVDLMLARAADGREHGVICIAEGLAELLPEGQRPRVVDEHGNSLLGSVQIGQSLAAAMEKAYKERTGRKITVRAKQIGYETRCAEPGGFDVMLGSQLGAGAYRALCEEDLTGVMVSVEGQLDLKYVPFDELIDPDTMKTRIRFIKRGSDFYRLARMLEYQELEHCDPTCE